The Atribacteraceae bacterium genomic interval CGCCGAGGGGCGGGTGACCGGGCGTTTCGACAAAACAACCGCCTCCCAGGAAAAACTCCTGGCAGCGGCAACTGGGTAAGGGGAAACCATGAGGGAATTGTACAATATCATGGCAAGCAAACAAAACCTGAAGAATAAATGGTCTACCACCCTCATCCTGTTTCTGATCCTCCTGGTGATGGTGGTCACCTTTTCCGTTTTGAGTAGAGACTTCATCTCGCATTTCAACATAATCTCCATGTTGACCAATATCTCGTTTATCGGGATCATTGCTGGTACGCTCACGTTCGTCATGATTACCGGGGGCCTCGATATATCGGTCGGCGGGAATATCGCCCTGGTTTCATGTGTGGTCGCAGCACTATATAATATGCCCGAACCCCTTCCCATGTGGCTGATCACCCTGATCGGATTGGGCGTCGGGGCCTGCATCGGCTCTTTGAACGGGTTGCTCATCACCCGCTTGAACTTAAGTCCCATCATCACCACTCTGGGGACTATGGCCATGGCCCAGGGGGGAGCCTTTGTCATTTCCCGGGGTCTTTCCATTCTGGTTTTTGAAGACTTCATCGGTTTTATCGGTCGGGGAAGCGTGTTGGGATTGCCCACCCCCCTGTTTCTGTTCGGAGTGATCTATGTCGTGTTGGGGATTGTACTGGCCCGTTCCAAGTTGGGACGCAAGGTCTACTGTATCGGGGCTAACCAGGAAGCGGCCCGCCTGTCGGGTATCCAGGTGGAACGGGTCAAATTCGGCCTGTACCTGATGAGCGGCCTGGCTGCTTCCTTCAGCGGGCTGATCCTGGTCGGCCAAACAGCCGTAGGGATGCCTCAGCATGGAATCGGTACAGAGCTCGACATCATCTCCGCAGTGCTGTTGGGGGGGACCGCCTTATCCGGTGGTAAGGGATCGATCCTGGGTACTTTGGCCGGCGCCCTTATATTAGGAGTGCTGTACAACGGATTTACCATGATTGGCTTCAAATGGGTGCATATCCGGATCTTCCAGGGAATCCTTTTGATCGCCATTGTCGCCATATACGAGTTACGGGAAAGGAAGCGATACTGAACGGGCGGTGGAGAAAAAATGGCTGAAATGATTGACCATTCGGAACCGGCTAAAAAGAACATTCTCGTGGAACGTTTTAGTGAAATGTTCCTGTACGGCAAGAGCATGGTCCCGGCTCTCCTTATCCTGCTGGTTGGCCTGGTGTTGTTTTTTGGCCTGTTAACCCCACATTTCCTGGAATTCCATAACTTTCAGGCCATCATCAGTAACATTCCGGTCGTTGCTATTCTATCAGTAGGGATGACCTTTGTGCTTTTGATCGGCGGTTTGGATTTATCGGTGGGTTCCATTCTGGGCTTCACCGCGGTCACCGCGGTCTTGTTTCATGAAGTGGGTTTTCCCACTTGGTTAGTATTCCTGGGGTGCTTGGGCATCGGGGCGATATTCGGTTCTCTGAATGGGTTCATCATCGCCAAAGTGGGGATCAACCCGGTGATTACCACCCTGGGGATGATGGCTTTCGCCCGGGGACTGGCTTCCTGGTTTTCCTTGGAGATCGAGATTCTCCGAACCGGTCGTATTTATGACCAGAACTTTCTGAACATTGCCCGATTGTTCATTCCCCAGAACCCTCCCCTGTTTCCCATAACCCTGATCTACATTATTGCCTTGTTTATCCTGGCCTCCTTCGTGTTGAGATACACCAACTACGGGCGCATGATATACCAGACCGGCAGCAACGAGTACGCCGCCCGGCTGGCCGGGATTAACGTCCAGCGTATCAAATTCCTGAGCTACATGATCTCGGGGATCATGGCCTCGCTGGCCGGGGCGATACTGCTTGCGCAGTTGGGCCTGGGTCGGGACGACGCTGGGATCGGAGCGGAGTTGGAAGTGATTACCGCCGTGGTGCTGGGTGGAGTCACTCTGGCGGGGGGGAAAGGGAGTCTATCGGGAGTAATCATCGCCATTCTTATCCTGGGAGTTATACGTAACGGCATGGTGCACTTGGAAACTGTCACCGGCATCTCGTTCCACTGGAGAGAAGTGGTTAAGGGAGCTATCCTGATCCTGGCGGTATCCATCGACGCCGCCCGTACCATAGCTACCCGGCGCAAGCAGGTGATCAGGCAGTAGTATCCTCAATCATCCGGTTGAGTTTCTGCCGGTGGTCGCTGAACCGGTTCCAAGTGCAGTCGGGGGAAACAGTTCCACCCCAAGAAGTTCACATTCGACGAATCATAATACATCTGGGGCGGAAGTGATCTCCTTCCGCCCCAGCTCCCTGCCTATATCCCCAAGATACTCCTGGCCATATCGACCCACCGGCGCAGGCGGGAAAGATCCCCATCGACATCGTAAACATCCCGAACGATGAACTCCAGGCAGCAGTCCCTGGCCGCGTTGAAGGTATCCCTGATGTCCTTTTCGGCTGCATCCCAGTCAGGGAATTTACTACTGATGTGGGCGGGGGTAGGTTTTCTGGAATAAACGTATTGTGTACCAAGCACTTCAGCCATTTTAGAGAGGTCGCTCCATCCCGAGACCGACACAGCCCTCAAGTTCGGCAAGGCCTTGATGATATGCTCGATACGGTCATGGACAGGCTCACAACAACCATAGTAGGTCAGACCAAACAAATTGGCCACCTCGGCGATGTAGGGGAGGAAAAATTCGTCAAACATTGCAGGGGATAACGGTGTACTTTCCTGGGATTCCGGCCAAGCCCAGACATCCTTGAAGTCCACCTGGTCTTTACTGTCCAGCGCCGGTAGAGCCGATACATATCCGTAGCTGGACGGTCCGGCGAACTGGTTGTCGGTATTGAAGTCCAAAAGCTCTTCGTCCTTGAGCCAGCGGTAGAAGGTAAGCCGGTCGTCACAGAGGTATCTCAAAAACCGGTGAAGTTCGTCCGGCCTATCGTAAGTCCATAAGAGCATATTGTCATTCCCCATGAGCTTGAACAGATCCATGGTGATCCCGATGAAATTGTTTCCCGTGAAGGGCGTGAACCCCAAATCGGGGAAGAAATAATCATAGTTACCCAGCCGGACTGGTAAGATATCCCCAAAGATTTCTTCCAGCAGATTCTTCAAGGCCAATGTTTGATCTCGATCCACGCTGTATGTACGTTTTTTGAGTTTATTGTAATCTTCCGGGTGCTGGATCGGAAAATTCGAGACGTAGGCCAGGGAGTTTTCCGCGTGGTGTTCCACGATTGGAACCCCGTAATCAGATCTGGTCACTTTCCAGGCAACACGAAAGTAGGTTTCCAGGACGATATCGTCATGTAATTGTTCGTACTGGCGGATGTGGTACAGCATGGTCTTTTCCACATTGCGCAACAGGCTGTTTTCGCACTGCAGTTCCTGGTCGGTCACGAACCCGGCTACCGAAAGGGTTTCGAAAAGGACCATGGGCCTGACCGGTTTCAGATCCTTCAGGGCTTTCCACAGTCTCTTTCGTTCCTTCATCTCATGGCTGGCGGCTATTTCAGCCCAACGCGTTGCCAGCTCACGAATACGATGCTTTTCCCGCTCACTGACCACTCCAATTTCCAGGGGTTTCTCTTCTTGAAGATTGCTGTAATTCATGAACTCCGGCACAGTTTTCATCCTCCGTTCCGTCAGTTGCGTTCTTTCGCTCAACATTCCAGAAAAACTGCTCAATCCAGAGCATTCCCAGGTC includes:
- a CDS encoding ABC transporter permease, translated to MASKQNLKNKWSTTLILFLILLVMVVTFSVLSRDFISHFNIISMLTNISFIGIIAGTLTFVMITGGLDISVGGNIALVSCVVAALYNMPEPLPMWLITLIGLGVGACIGSLNGLLITRLNLSPIITTLGTMAMAQGGAFVISRGLSILVFEDFIGFIGRGSVLGLPTPLFLFGVIYVVLGIVLARSKLGRKVYCIGANQEAARLSGIQVERVKFGLYLMSGLAASFSGLILVGQTAVGMPQHGIGTELDIISAVLLGGTALSGGKGSILGTLAGALILGVLYNGFTMIGFKWVHIRIFQGILLIAIVAIYELRERKRY
- a CDS encoding ABC transporter permease, with the protein product MAEMIDHSEPAKKNILVERFSEMFLYGKSMVPALLILLVGLVLFFGLLTPHFLEFHNFQAIISNIPVVAILSVGMTFVLLIGGLDLSVGSILGFTAVTAVLFHEVGFPTWLVFLGCLGIGAIFGSLNGFIIAKVGINPVITTLGMMAFARGLASWFSLEIEILRTGRIYDQNFLNIARLFIPQNPPLFPITLIYIIALFILASFVLRYTNYGRMIYQTGSNEYAARLAGINVQRIKFLSYMISGIMASLAGAILLAQLGLGRDDAGIGAELEVITAVVLGGVTLAGGKGSLSGVIIAILILGVIRNGMVHLETVTGISFHWREVVKGAILILAVSIDAARTIATRRKQVIRQ